The following are encoded together in the Capsulimonas corticalis genome:
- a CDS encoding Gfo/Idh/MocA family protein yields MKTNPIKVGVVGCGNISNIYFKTAQTLDILEVVACADLDLERARAKAAEHGVAKACSVEELLADPEIQIVINLTIPGAHFDVCKAALDAGKHTYVEKPLALTRAQGRELLELARAKGLRIGGAPDTFLGAGLQTCRKVIDDGWIGEPVAATAFMFCHGHESWHPDPEFYYKPGGGPLFDMGPYYLTALVALMGPITRIAGSARKTFAERTITSAPKNGQTIVVETPTHIAGTAEFASGAVATLVTSFDVWASTLPPIEIHGSLGSLSVPDPNTFGGRVQINRQGAGWEDVPLTHGFAEDSRGLGVADMALAIREDRPARAGGDLTYHVLEAMLGFLDSSEQGRYYTMESTVDRPAALPGDWLAAE; encoded by the coding sequence ATGAAAACGAACCCTATCAAAGTTGGCGTTGTCGGCTGCGGCAACATCAGCAACATCTATTTCAAAACGGCTCAGACTCTCGATATCCTGGAGGTTGTCGCCTGCGCGGACCTGGATTTGGAGCGCGCCAGAGCCAAAGCCGCCGAACATGGCGTCGCCAAAGCCTGCTCCGTGGAGGAACTGCTGGCCGATCCGGAGATCCAGATCGTCATCAATCTCACGATCCCGGGCGCGCACTTTGATGTCTGCAAAGCGGCGCTGGACGCCGGCAAGCACACTTATGTGGAGAAGCCGCTCGCGCTGACGCGCGCGCAGGGCCGCGAACTTCTGGAACTTGCGCGGGCGAAGGGACTGCGCATCGGCGGCGCGCCGGACACGTTCCTGGGCGCGGGTCTGCAAACCTGCCGTAAAGTCATTGACGATGGCTGGATCGGCGAGCCGGTTGCGGCGACGGCGTTTATGTTCTGTCACGGCCATGAAAGCTGGCACCCGGACCCGGAGTTCTATTACAAGCCCGGCGGCGGCCCGCTCTTTGACATGGGGCCATATTACCTGACGGCGCTCGTCGCCTTGATGGGGCCGATCACGCGCATCGCCGGGTCGGCGCGCAAGACGTTTGCCGAGCGCACGATCACGAGTGCGCCAAAGAACGGCCAGACGATTGTGGTGGAGACGCCCACCCACATCGCCGGGACCGCCGAATTCGCCAGCGGCGCGGTGGCGACACTCGTCACATCGTTCGATGTCTGGGCCAGCACGCTGCCGCCGATTGAGATTCACGGCTCGCTTGGCTCGCTGTCGGTTCCGGATCCTAACACATTCGGCGGCAGGGTTCAGATCAACCGCCAGGGCGCCGGCTGGGAGGATGTTCCGCTGACGCATGGATTCGCCGAGGACAGCCGCGGCCTGGGTGTCGCCGACATGGCCCTCGCCATCCGCGAAGACCGTCCGGCGCGGGCCGGCGGCGATCTGACCTACCATGTTCTGGAAGCGATGTTGGGCTTTCTGGATTCGTCCGAGCAGGGCCGATATTACACGATGGAGAGCACGGTCGACCGACCCGCCGCCCTGCCGGGCGATTGGCTCGCGGCCGAATAA
- a CDS encoding AraC family transcriptional regulator — protein MFNERVHISMRHAQTAHYKTLSIHDRSLAFWVVSHVRSGCVETRTGAERRTVRSGMVMIHPPNTPFSEIAAGPGVHEFMFLDAVVGAGVDLLRLHPVALTVRLTDPRAWSETFARLLAAGSASPMTAFGCAISLLDAVIDDWRAAGAPPRPAFLETPADRFAGLVHYMTEHLSERIDRDTLASRMCLHPGSLNRAFRQAYGVSPMRLLRRLRLEHARRLLETTDHTLETIALQCGFEDTAYFSRAFRAACGLPPGRHRQAIREGVQSAMEGYSQPFSPPAITAAETTVNRKMD, from the coding sequence ATGTTTAACGAACGCGTCCATATTTCGATGCGCCACGCGCAGACGGCGCATTACAAGACCTTGAGCATCCATGATCGGAGCCTGGCGTTCTGGGTCGTCAGTCACGTACGGTCGGGGTGCGTGGAAACGCGTACGGGCGCGGAGAGGCGGACGGTCCGATCGGGCATGGTCATGATCCATCCTCCGAATACGCCGTTCTCCGAAATCGCCGCAGGGCCAGGCGTGCATGAGTTCATGTTTCTGGACGCCGTCGTGGGGGCGGGAGTCGATCTGCTGCGCCTGCATCCCGTCGCGCTCACGGTGCGCCTGACAGATCCTCGCGCGTGGTCGGAGACGTTTGCGCGTTTGCTCGCCGCCGGGAGCGCCTCGCCCATGACCGCGTTTGGATGCGCCATTTCACTGCTGGACGCGGTGATTGACGACTGGCGCGCCGCCGGCGCCCCGCCCCGGCCGGCGTTCCTGGAAACGCCGGCCGACCGGTTCGCGGGCCTCGTGCATTATATGACGGAGCATCTGAGTGAACGGATCGACCGCGACACTCTCGCGTCGCGTATGTGTCTGCACCCGGGTTCGCTGAATCGTGCGTTCCGACAGGCCTATGGCGTTTCGCCGATGCGCCTCCTGCGCAGGTTGCGTCTGGAGCATGCGCGGCGGCTGCTCGAAACGACGGACCACACGCTGGAGACCATCGCGCTTCAGTGCGGCTTTGAAGACACTGCTTACTTTAGCCGCGCCTTCCGCGCCGCCTGCGGATTGCCTCCCGGCCGGCATCGACAGGCAATCCGAGAAGGCGTCCAAAGCGCCATGGAGGGCTATTCGCAACCATTCTCGCCGCCGGCAATTACCGCAGCAGAGACAACTGTGAACAGGAAAATGGATTAA
- a CDS encoding phytanoyl-CoA dioxygenase family protein has translation MQMVLEAPSEILAEEQIAHFYREGYVVIPGLAPTEEIDRVLVAASQSSQEGGECQTRIFDPRHPEKDAGVHRLLVEPNIISAVRDIFVNEPGILHGMLFFAPPRWETDLPWRRDNQSLEILGGALSAFIALSDVTPDRAMLWVAPRTHRLGAPPPRTGSGTPLPAMQKGDACIFDRNIYYRLPKNETAHARCAYLAQYQAENARSAETGAVHSDEIGPCAPARELKEFWRRRKNSQYEPFASPASE, from the coding sequence ATGCAAATGGTTTTGGAGGCGCCGAGCGAAATTCTCGCCGAGGAGCAAATCGCCCATTTTTATCGGGAAGGATATGTCGTCATCCCTGGGCTGGCGCCGACGGAGGAAATCGACCGCGTCCTGGTCGCGGCGTCTCAGTCGTCTCAAGAAGGCGGAGAATGCCAGACACGCATTTTCGATCCCAGGCATCCCGAGAAAGACGCCGGCGTCCACCGGCTGCTGGTCGAGCCCAATATTATTTCCGCCGTGCGGGACATCTTTGTCAACGAACCGGGCATTCTCCATGGTATGCTGTTCTTTGCGCCCCCTCGCTGGGAAACAGACCTTCCATGGCGCCGAGATAACCAGAGCCTGGAGATCCTGGGCGGCGCTCTCAGCGCGTTCATCGCCTTGTCCGACGTCACGCCGGATCGCGCCATGCTCTGGGTTGCGCCGCGCACCCATCGCCTGGGCGCGCCGCCGCCGCGCACGGGGAGCGGGACGCCGCTGCCCGCCATGCAAAAAGGCGACGCATGCATTTTCGACCGGAATATTTACTATCGTTTGCCGAAGAACGAGACGGCGCACGCCCGCTGCGCCTATCTTGCACAGTATCAGGCGGAGAACGCCCGCAGCGCCGAAACTGGGGCGGTCCATTCGGACGAGATCGGACCGTGCGCCCCGGCGCGGGAGCTGAAAGAATTCTGGCGCCGCCGAAAGAACAGCCAATATGAACCCTTTGCCTCGCCTGCAAGTGAGTGA
- a CDS encoding glycoside hydrolase family 140 protein, with protein MNPLPRLQVSDRNPHLLMTEEGSPFFLLGDTAWELFHRLTFAEAETYFANRAAKGFNVICAVALSEVDGLRVPSADRHLPFHDFDPRRPNEAYFASVDAKIEQAAAHGLYVGFLPTWGDKLTAPWGAGPRIFHENDPETARAYGLWLGERYRDTTNLIWILGGDRPADLSEISPSWPYPWDAGFQKSTDWKPLWRAMAEGISEGTAGRALFSYHPQGGALSTSQLLQGETWLHVHMMQSGHGAGADVPVWDWIARDYDLAPVRPTLDAEPNYEDHPVNPWPVFDPANGYFRAYDVRKQCYRSVFAGGCGVIYGHHSVWQFWDGVRENINHADRFWTEALDRPGAFQVGYLRRLLESRPGAGRVPGDLLLASDLGEGGTRICATRDALGAYALIYLPKAGQEVDVRLHMLAGPRVRAAWFDPRSGQEAQLIGEYPARGSQRFVSPGAATDPEMDWVLTLDSSE; from the coding sequence ATGAACCCTTTGCCTCGCCTGCAAGTGAGTGATCGTAATCCCCATCTATTGATGACGGAAGAAGGAAGCCCGTTTTTTCTGCTGGGCGATACGGCGTGGGAGCTTTTCCATCGCCTGACCTTTGCCGAAGCCGAGACATATTTCGCCAATCGCGCTGCGAAGGGCTTCAATGTGATCTGCGCGGTGGCGCTGTCCGAGGTGGACGGGCTGCGCGTCCCCAGCGCCGACAGGCATCTTCCTTTCCATGATTTCGATCCGCGCCGTCCCAACGAAGCCTACTTCGCCAGCGTTGACGCCAAAATCGAGCAGGCGGCGGCGCATGGGCTTTATGTCGGTTTCTTGCCGACGTGGGGCGATAAGCTGACCGCGCCCTGGGGCGCCGGGCCGCGCATCTTCCATGAGAACGATCCGGAGACGGCGCGGGCGTATGGCCTCTGGCTGGGCGAGCGCTATCGAGACACGACGAATCTGATCTGGATACTTGGAGGCGACCGTCCGGCCGATCTTTCCGAAATTTCCCCGTCGTGGCCGTACCCTTGGGACGCTGGCTTTCAGAAATCGACCGACTGGAAGCCGTTATGGCGCGCGATGGCCGAGGGGATTTCGGAGGGGACGGCCGGACGGGCGCTGTTCTCCTACCATCCGCAGGGCGGGGCGCTCTCCACGTCTCAGCTTCTGCAAGGCGAGACATGGCTGCACGTCCATATGATGCAGTCCGGGCATGGCGCCGGCGCGGATGTTCCCGTGTGGGACTGGATTGCGCGAGACTACGATCTCGCCCCCGTCCGTCCGACATTGGACGCCGAGCCGAACTATGAGGACCATCCCGTCAATCCCTGGCCGGTCTTCGATCCCGCCAACGGCTATTTCCGCGCCTACGATGTCCGCAAGCAGTGCTATCGCTCTGTTTTCGCCGGCGGGTGCGGCGTCATCTACGGGCACCATTCGGTCTGGCAGTTTTGGGATGGCGTCCGTGAGAACATCAACCACGCCGACCGTTTTTGGACGGAAGCGCTGGACCGGCCCGGCGCGTTTCAAGTCGGTTACCTGCGCCGCCTGCTGGAGTCGCGCCCAGGCGCCGGGCGCGTTCCCGGTGATCTCCTTCTCGCCTCGGACCTGGGCGAAGGGGGAACGCGCATCTGCGCCACGCGGGACGCCCTGGGCGCCTATGCGCTGATTTACCTGCCGAAGGCGGGACAAGAGGTGGACGTGCGCCTCCATATGCTGGCCGGCCCGCGCGTCCGGGCCGCCTGGTTTGACCCGCGCTCCGGGCAGGAGGCGCAGCTTATTGGCGAGTATCCCGCACGGGGCTCGCAGCGCTTTGTGTCGCCCGGCGCCGCGACGGATCCCGAAATGGATTGGGTGCTCACGCTGGATTCTTCAGAGTAA
- a CDS encoding LacI family DNA-binding transcriptional regulator, giving the protein MAVSIRDVASRAGVSFTTVSKVLNERPGDRTAPETRLRVVQAAQELGYRPNAVAQSLRSRTTDIIGFYTGLISLDIMDPFHGAVLNGLQHGCEEHHKDLLIHRKFFGDSPEEIYKDLSNRKVDGIVLPSGCDDEIVQRLKASSFPAVGLAAPDAGLSSVYVDSVHGFRLVAAHLAEKGHRRVLYRTQRRDPEIKIEDSERRCHAFAAASAAYGMEVLVTEAPEDGVVTEEEKSLLLAPPSKRPTAVACWNDRYAHQMMTFCRRHGLQTPGDLAVAGFDGFTLPYDPAYQLTTVRAPWEECARTAIGLVVTMTGGNPVPDETVLPVELIHGDTT; this is encoded by the coding sequence TTGGCTGTTTCTATCCGTGATGTCGCTTCTCGCGCCGGGGTGTCGTTTACGACCGTTTCCAAAGTGCTCAATGAGCGCCCCGGCGATCGGACGGCTCCCGAGACCAGGCTTCGAGTCGTGCAGGCGGCGCAGGAGCTGGGCTACCGGCCCAACGCCGTCGCCCAGTCGCTGCGCAGCCGCACGACGGACATCATTGGATTCTATACCGGCCTGATCTCCCTGGATATCATGGACCCGTTCCATGGCGCGGTTCTCAATGGTTTGCAGCATGGGTGCGAAGAGCACCATAAGGATCTGCTGATCCATCGCAAATTCTTTGGCGATTCTCCCGAAGAGATTTACAAGGATCTTTCCAATCGTAAGGTGGACGGAATTGTCCTGCCCTCCGGCTGCGATGATGAGATCGTACAGCGTTTGAAAGCCTCGTCGTTTCCGGCCGTGGGCCTCGCTGCGCCGGACGCCGGTCTTTCCTCGGTTTATGTGGACAGCGTTCACGGCTTCCGGCTGGTCGCCGCGCACCTCGCGGAGAAGGGGCATCGGCGCGTGCTGTATCGTACACAGCGTCGTGATCCCGAGATCAAGATTGAAGATTCCGAGCGCCGCTGTCACGCATTCGCGGCGGCCAGCGCGGCATACGGCATGGAGGTGCTGGTGACCGAGGCTCCGGAGGATGGCGTGGTCACGGAAGAAGAGAAATCCCTGCTGCTCGCGCCGCCTTCAAAGCGCCCGACAGCCGTTGCCTGCTGGAACGATCGTTACGCGCACCAAATGATGACGTTTTGCCGGCGGCATGGGCTGCAAACCCCGGGAGACCTGGCGGTCGCCGGCTTCGACGGTTTCACGCTGCCTTACGATCCCGCATATCAATTGACCACCGTGCGCGCGCCCTGGGAGGAATGCGCGCGAACCGCCATCGGACTGGTGGTGACCATGACGGGCGGAAATCCCGTTCCTGACGAAACCGTGCTGCCGGTGGAGTTGATCCACGGCGACACGACTTGA
- a CDS encoding DUF1559 domain-containing protein, whose protein sequence is MKRIGFTLIELLVVIAIIAILAAILFPVFAKAREKARQVSCASNEKQIGLAFMQYTQDADELLPSGIASNGRGWAYQLYPYVKSDAVFTCPDDPTAGPHVSYGMSQDFNYTTYDPPLYAGTNHTTSLSQFNSPSKTVMFFEVSQVGQAASDPSSTFQPSPTGNGGGFDFDGTPYLLYNGVYDTGVMGSIATPANYNKIYTGSASTDYVYKALTGRHTDGANWLYADGHVKWLRPISISGGPTNSTQGDCGGTAANGKQGKLSANTECSSFQGTFSVL, encoded by the coding sequence ATGAAGCGTATTGGGTTCACATTAATTGAATTGCTAGTTGTTATCGCAATAATCGCGATTCTTGCCGCCATTTTATTTCCTGTCTTCGCCAAAGCGCGTGAGAAAGCCCGTCAGGTGAGCTGCGCCTCCAACGAGAAACAGATCGGTCTGGCGTTTATGCAGTATACGCAGGACGCCGACGAGCTGCTGCCGTCGGGAATCGCGAGCAACGGCCGGGGCTGGGCGTATCAGCTCTACCCCTATGTGAAATCCGACGCCGTGTTTACATGTCCGGACGATCCGACTGCCGGCCCCCATGTCTCTTATGGCATGAGCCAAGACTTCAACTACACGACCTACGATCCGCCGCTTTATGCGGGAACGAATCACACGACGTCGCTCAGCCAGTTTAATTCGCCGTCCAAAACCGTCATGTTCTTTGAAGTCTCTCAGGTGGGGCAGGCGGCGTCCGACCCCAGCTCCACGTTTCAGCCCTCGCCGACCGGAAACGGCGGCGGTTTCGATTTTGATGGAACGCCATATTTACTATACAATGGCGTGTATGATACAGGAGTGATGGGCAGTATCGCGACACCTGCTAACTACAATAAAATCTACACCGGCAGCGCGTCCACGGATTACGTCTATAAGGCGCTCACCGGGCGGCACACCGATGGCGCGAACTGGCTTTACGCCGATGGGCACGTCAAATGGCTTCGCCCCATTTCCATTTCCGGCGGCCCGACGAATTCCACGCAAGGCGACTGCGGCGGGACGGCGGCGAATGGCAAGCAGGGCAAGCTCAGCGCCAATACGGAATGCTCCAGCTTCCAGGGCACGTTCAGCGTCCTATAA
- a CDS encoding glycoside hydrolase family 44 protein yields the protein MPFYSSATTILLAAYILTGQPGQAQTADPAGTLTIYDDAYQNGWSFGGWAGSVRPDSPDPVHAGKDAISVSAGPYEALSLRHAAFETTPYQAVSFWLRAKPETKLKIQALLGDKAQPQPEVTLAAPSGDLWRRYVVPLKTLGADARPDMVGFWIQDAGGKGAVFAVDDLALVTSAAGDGATEAGMPPPPQAVLPAVTVTVDALLGRHPISPGIYGVNFAGPEHALLRIPFNRNGGDTETRYNWKQNAHSIGNDWYYESVPVGDAVPGKQTDDFIATSKAIGAQSMVTIPLIGWVAKLGPNRDKLASFSVAKYGAQKEVDTKDMPDAGKGVKLDGSKITGNDPNDASTPSDPEFMRGWVQHLVAKWGRADKGGVRYYLMDNEPNIWHLTHHDVDPAGIGMDEYRDRLFAYAAMVKSVDPTALVVGPESWDFLGAKYSDADILQASRGGDWKVMPDRHAHGDQDFYPWILDQLRAYEKKTGHRLVDVASFHYYPQDGNSADVSTETQLKRNRNTRSLWDPTYKAESWVNDIIDMLPRMKTLVKEHYPGLKLAYTEYNWGADDFLNGATAQADVLGILGREGIDIATRFCAPIPGTPVFHAFQIYRNYDGRGGSFGTTSLQTKTPNPDTLAAFSAQRADGAVTVMVVNKVLTGRTPLTLRLDHVKASGPAQVWQLNSRNVIERLADAPCRAGQVAAVLPAQSISLFVIPSRPASK from the coding sequence ATGCCGTTTTACTCTTCCGCCACGACAATTCTGCTCGCCGCTTACATCCTCACGGGGCAGCCGGGCCAGGCGCAGACCGCCGATCCGGCGGGGACGCTGACAATTTACGACGACGCCTACCAAAATGGCTGGTCGTTCGGCGGCTGGGCGGGATCCGTGCGCCCGGACAGCCCCGATCCCGTCCATGCGGGCAAGGACGCCATTTCGGTTTCCGCCGGGCCATATGAGGCGCTTTCGCTGCGGCATGCGGCGTTCGAAACGACGCCGTATCAGGCTGTTTCGTTCTGGCTGCGGGCGAAGCCGGAGACGAAACTCAAGATTCAGGCGCTGCTGGGCGACAAAGCCCAGCCTCAGCCCGAAGTCACGCTGGCCGCTCCATCGGGAGATCTCTGGCGGCGCTATGTTGTGCCGCTCAAGACTCTGGGGGCGGACGCCAGGCCCGACATGGTTGGTTTCTGGATTCAGGACGCCGGCGGCAAGGGGGCGGTTTTTGCCGTGGACGATCTGGCGTTGGTGACGAGCGCCGCGGGGGACGGCGCGACGGAAGCTGGCATGCCGCCTCCTCCGCAGGCGGTCCTGCCGGCGGTGACCGTCACCGTGGACGCTTTATTGGGGCGCCACCCGATCTCTCCTGGGATCTACGGCGTCAACTTCGCCGGTCCGGAACACGCGCTGCTGCGCATCCCCTTCAATCGCAACGGCGGCGACACCGAAACGCGATATAATTGGAAGCAGAACGCGCACAGCATCGGCAACGACTGGTACTACGAAAGCGTGCCGGTTGGCGACGCCGTTCCGGGCAAGCAAACGGACGATTTCATCGCAACCAGCAAGGCAATCGGCGCGCAATCCATGGTCACAATCCCGCTCATCGGCTGGGTGGCGAAGCTGGGGCCGAACCGGGACAAGCTTGCGTCCTTCTCGGTCGCCAAGTACGGCGCCCAGAAAGAGGTCGATACGAAGGATATGCCGGACGCGGGCAAGGGCGTCAAGCTCGATGGCTCCAAGATCACAGGCAACGATCCGAACGACGCCAGCACGCCCTCCGACCCGGAGTTCATGCGCGGCTGGGTTCAGCATCTGGTCGCGAAGTGGGGCCGGGCGGACAAGGGCGGCGTACGCTATTACTTGATGGACAATGAGCCCAATATCTGGCACCTGACCCACCACGATGTGGATCCTGCGGGCATCGGGATGGACGAGTACCGGGACAGACTGTTCGCCTACGCCGCGATGGTGAAAAGCGTCGATCCGACCGCCCTGGTCGTCGGCCCGGAATCGTGGGATTTTCTCGGGGCGAAGTATTCCGACGCGGATATCCTGCAAGCGAGCCGCGGCGGCGATTGGAAGGTCATGCCGGACCGCCACGCGCATGGCGATCAGGATTTCTACCCCTGGATCCTCGACCAATTGCGCGCCTATGAGAAGAAAACGGGCCATCGCCTGGTGGATGTCGCCTCCTTCCATTACTACCCTCAGGATGGCAATAGCGCGGATGTCTCCACGGAGACACAGCTCAAGCGCAATCGGAACACCCGGTCCCTTTGGGATCCGACATACAAGGCGGAAAGCTGGGTGAACGACATTATCGATATGCTTCCCCGCATGAAGACTTTGGTCAAAGAGCACTATCCGGGCTTGAAGCTGGCCTATACGGAATACAACTGGGGCGCCGATGATTTCCTCAATGGCGCGACGGCGCAGGCGGACGTGCTGGGAATTCTAGGCCGTGAGGGCATCGATATCGCCACAAGGTTCTGCGCCCCGATTCCGGGCACGCCGGTCTTTCACGCCTTCCAGATCTACCGAAATTACGATGGCCGAGGAGGAAGCTTTGGAACGACATCGCTTCAGACAAAGACGCCCAATCCCGACACTCTCGCGGCGTTCTCGGCTCAGCGCGCCGACGGAGCGGTGACGGTCATGGTGGTCAACAAAGTCTTAACGGGACGCACTCCGCTGACCTTGCGTCTGGATCACGTCAAAGCATCCGGTCCGGCTCAAGTCTGGCAGTTGAATTCGCGGAACGTCATCGAGCGATTGGCCGACGCGCCTTGCCGCGCGGGGCAGGTTGCGGCGGTGCTGCCCGCCCAGAGCATCAGCCTGTTCGTCATCCCATCGCGCCCGGCGTCGAAATAG
- a CDS encoding aldo/keto reductase, whose amino-acid sequence MQYTNLGRTALKVSRLCLGTMNFGPVTTEPDSFAIMDRALEHGINFFDTADVYGWKKGEGITEQIIGRWFAQGGGRREKTVIATKVYGDMGDGALGMGEWPNTARLSKLHIRRALDKSLQRLQTDYIDLYQMHHVWRDSSWDEIWEAFELAYQQGKVLYFGSSNFAGWHIAQANEAARRRNFLGLISEQSKYSLVQRDIEREVIPAAEFYGLGVIPWSPLGGGLLGGVLQKITEGRRASEDMQKQVEAKRPQLEKWESLCADLGEKPADVALAWMLQNPVITAPIIGPRTLDQLDGSLRALEIKISDETNQKLNELFPGYKTSPEDYAW is encoded by the coding sequence ATGCAATATACGAATCTGGGCCGCACAGCCCTGAAAGTCAGCCGCCTTTGTCTGGGCACGATGAACTTCGGCCCCGTCACAACGGAGCCCGATAGCTTCGCCATCATGGACCGCGCTCTGGAGCACGGGATCAACTTCTTCGACACCGCCGACGTGTACGGGTGGAAGAAGGGCGAGGGGATTACCGAGCAGATCATTGGACGCTGGTTCGCGCAGGGCGGCGGCCGCCGCGAGAAAACCGTCATCGCGACCAAGGTCTATGGAGACATGGGCGATGGAGCACTGGGCATGGGCGAGTGGCCGAACACGGCTCGCCTGAGCAAGCTGCATATCCGCCGAGCGCTGGATAAGAGCTTGCAGCGGCTGCAAACCGATTACATCGATCTCTATCAAATGCATCACGTGTGGCGCGATTCGAGCTGGGATGAGATCTGGGAGGCGTTTGAGCTGGCTTATCAGCAGGGCAAGGTGCTTTACTTCGGCAGCAGCAACTTCGCCGGCTGGCATATCGCGCAGGCGAATGAGGCGGCGCGGCGCCGCAACTTCCTGGGTCTGATCTCCGAACAGAGCAAGTATAGCCTGGTGCAGCGCGATATCGAGCGCGAGGTGATTCCTGCGGCCGAGTTCTACGGCCTGGGCGTGATCCCGTGGTCGCCGCTCGGCGGCGGCCTGCTGGGAGGCGTCCTTCAGAAGATCACCGAGGGGCGCCGCGCGTCGGAGGATATGCAGAAGCAGGTCGAGGCAAAGCGACCGCAGTTGGAGAAGTGGGAATCGCTTTGCGCGGACCTCGGCGAAAAGCCGGCGGACGTGGCGCTGGCGTGGATGCTTCAGAACCCGGTCATCACCGCGCCGATCATCGGACCACGCACGCTGGATCAGCTCGACGGATCCCTGCGCGCCCTGGAGATCAAGATCTCCGACGAGACCAATCAAAAGCTGAATGAGCTGTTTCCGGGATACAAGACGTCGCCCGAAGATTACGCCTGGTAG
- a CDS encoding sugar phosphate nucleotidyltransferase produces MKAMILAAGVGSRLDPLTRNVPKPMVPIVNRPVIEHLIEKLKKSGFDEIVINVHYLGGVIRDYVGDGSKWGVKIHVEQEDQLWGDAGSLKRVEAHFQNETFLVIGGDDISNIDISGLVAFHKDNKATSTIATTLVDDPSQFGIVLTDDNGRINRFLEKPKTGGAFSNTANTGVYVFEPEVFELIPAGVAFGFGNNVFPALLEAGKPLFAFHTQSYWQDVGNLQVYRQTNFDAINGKVQLGMPFTEQSAGVWVGEGAQIDPSATLEAPVVIGANTIVEAGASLLANTVLGDNVRIESGATLKSTILWDGASVGANTYVERCVIGVGAKVTSNVGVFDANIVDTRKAHV; encoded by the coding sequence ATGAAGGCAATGATACTGGCTGCGGGCGTCGGCTCGCGACTGGACCCCCTGACACGCAATGTCCCCAAGCCGATGGTCCCGATCGTCAATCGCCCCGTGATCGAGCATCTCATCGAGAAGCTGAAAAAGAGCGGGTTCGACGAGATCGTGATCAATGTCCACTACTTAGGCGGCGTCATCCGCGACTACGTCGGCGACGGCTCGAAATGGGGCGTCAAAATCCACGTCGAACAGGAAGACCAGCTGTGGGGCGACGCCGGCAGCCTGAAGCGCGTCGAGGCCCATTTCCAAAACGAAACCTTTTTGGTAATCGGCGGCGACGACATCTCGAATATCGATATCTCCGGCCTGGTCGCGTTCCACAAGGACAACAAGGCGACTTCCACCATCGCCACCACCCTGGTAGACGATCCCTCGCAGTTCGGCATCGTGTTGACCGACGACAACGGCCGCATCAACCGCTTCCTGGAGAAGCCCAAGACCGGCGGCGCGTTCTCCAACACGGCCAACACCGGCGTCTACGTCTTCGAGCCGGAAGTCTTTGAGCTTATCCCCGCCGGCGTCGCGTTCGGCTTCGGCAACAACGTCTTCCCCGCGCTTCTCGAAGCCGGCAAGCCCCTCTTCGCCTTCCACACGCAGAGCTACTGGCAGGATGTGGGCAACCTTCAGGTCTACCGCCAGACAAACTTCGACGCCATCAACGGCAAGGTCCAGCTCGGCATGCCTTTCACCGAGCAGTCCGCCGGCGTCTGGGTCGGCGAAGGCGCGCAGATCGATCCTTCGGCGACGCTCGAAGCCCCGGTCGTCATCGGCGCCAACACCATCGTCGAAGCCGGCGCGAGCCTGCTGGCGAACACCGTTCTCGGCGACAATGTCCGCATCGAATCCGGCGCGACTCTCAAGAGCACCATCCTCTGGGACGGCGCCAGCGTCGGCGCGAACACCTACGTCGAACGCTGCGTCATCGGCGTCGGCGCCAAGGTCACCAGCAACGTCGGCGTGTTCGACGCCAATATCGTGGATACTCGCAAGGCGCACGTGTAG